A single window of Toxotes jaculatrix isolate fToxJac2 chromosome 4, fToxJac2.pri, whole genome shotgun sequence DNA harbors:
- the LOC121180928 gene encoding uncharacterized protein LOC121180928 isoform X3, producing the protein MMDARMVVFFCTVLSSSAAELVKILTATEGGNITIPHAVSNSGLLTFGPNLIARVTNKEIKVEDIYKDRLIWDQNTGLFTLTGLQRNDSGDYAISTSSVYRLTVYGTVPTPAVVSLNVSAESCTLQCSVDNAEDTTLSWHKDEETLNQTSSALSLLLTVNKKDFSSSYRCVAANPAENKTRAVDKTLCPELSKPQRHNIIGIVVPILSVLIIILFIAFIIKRKCPQTHENKRRTTQAQES; encoded by the exons ATGATGGACGCACGGATGGTGGTTTTCTTCTGTACAG TACTGAGTTCATCTGCTGCAGAACTGGTGAAGATCCTGACAGCCACTGAAGGAGGAAACATCACTATACCTCACGCTGTGAGCAACTCTGGATTACTTACATTTGGACCAAATCTTATTGCTCGGGTGACGAACAAGGAAATCAAAGTAGAGGACATTTATAAGGACAGACTCATCTGGGACCAAAACACTGGACTCTTTACTCTAACTGGACTACAGAGGAATGACTCAGGGGATTATGCCATTAGCACATCTTCAGTTTATAGACTCACAGTGTATG GGACTGTTCCCACACCTGCGGTGGTCTCACTGAATGTGAGCGCTGAGAGCTGCACCCTGCAGTGCTCTGTGGACAACGCTGAAGACACGACTCTGTCGTGGCACAAAGATGAGGAGACGCTGAATCAGACcagctcagctctctctctgcttctcactGTGAACAAGAAGGATTTCAGCTCTTCATATCGATGTGTCGCAGCCAACCCTGCTGAAAACAAGACTCGTGCAGTTGACAAGACGCTCTGCCCTGAACTGAGCAAACCCCAAAGACACA atATAATCGGAATTGTAGTCCCCATCCTGTCTGTTCTGATTATTATACTTTTTATTGCCTTCATCATCAAGAGGAAGTGTCCtcagacacatgaaaacaagaGGAGAACCACACAAGCACAAG